In a genomic window of Clavelina lepadiformis chromosome 7, kaClaLepa1.1, whole genome shotgun sequence:
- the LOC143465284 gene encoding uncharacterized protein LOC143465284 codes for MSSSNIPTNDDGNWQIKFPQTFPENSDYDGKCESNVPCSTPAKNMTVNNEKSDTNDKNDAVRSGKIRKKRRRERSPVTEIKLKKLRRAKANDRERNRMHGLNDALEDLRQVLPTYPDETKLTKIETLRFAYNYIWCLNQTLKNGSAVNGCDIKTAAQQMMASIPSSQRPELQNEFVISEYSTEPKENLTVIPTPIPSQTGQLGYHFDNPSVHNTLQPFGQHDHFYNQPSVQPIMPRIAEDENCGGMQSSFSALIDNTEVAECIDDFANIQTTFMASQSEFDLLKNDDTQDGEVRIFFPEQLSSSGANVNSSNSNENNNSNYSKDVGTRVLPPVATISNTLLARRNVTSPITLSNPNLQSNPYLAPITPPFSATSPNCSSPIVATGHQSQQSSKHFWMPPTPSESVSINGCSPFASPQKQAPSPKIILDSCMLQYQMQIMQ; via the exons ATGAGTTCTTCCAATATCCCCACAAACGATGATGGAAATTGGCAAATTAAGTTTCCCCAGACTTTTCCTGAAAATTCCGATTATGACGGAAAATGTGAAAGCAACGTACCTTGCAGCACGCCAGCGAAAAACATGACTGTTAATAACGAG AAGTCGGACACTAACGACAAGAATGATGCTGTTCGTTCCGGCAAAATCAGGAAAAAACGCCGGCGAGAAAGAAGTCCCGTTACCGAGATAAAGTTGAAGAAGCTTCGAAGAGCAAAAGCCAACGACCGTGAAAGAAATAGAATGCACGGGCTTAATGATGCTCTTGAAGATTTGAG ACAAGTTTTACCAACCTATCCCGACGagacaaaacttacaaaaattgAAACCCTAAGGTTTGCATACAACTACATTTGGTGTTTGAATCAAACGCTGAAGAATGGATCTGCTGTTAATGGTTGCG ATATCAAAACTGCAGCCCAGCAAATGATGGCGTCCATACCCAGTTCACAAAGACCAGAGTTACAAAACGAGTTCGTGATCAGTGAATATTCTACCGAACCCAAAGAAAATTTGACGGTTATTCCTACTCCAATACCATCGCAAACTGGTCAGTTGGGCTATCACTTTGACAATCCGTCTGTCCACAATACCCTTCAACCATTTGGGCAGCACGATCATTTTTACAACCAGCCCTCTGTTCAACCGATCATGCCAAGGATAGCAGAAGATGAAAATTGCGGTGGCATGCAATCCAGTTTTTCCGCGTTAATCGACAACACTGAAGTAGCGGAATGTATCGACgattttgcaaacattcaAACTACTTTTATGGCTTCACAATCGGAATTTGATTTATTGAAGAACGACGACACTCAGGACGGCGAGGTCCGCATATTTTTTCCTGAACAACTCTCATCATCGGGAGCCAACGTCAACAGCAGCAACAGCAACGAAAACAACAACAGTAACTATAGCAAAGATGTTGGCACGAGAGTACTGCCACCAGTTGCGACAATTTCCAACACGTTGCTAGCAAGGAGAAACGTAACATCGCCAATCACTTTATCCAACCCGAATCTTCAATCAAATCCATATTTAGCTCCGATTACACCGCCATTTTCAGCGACTTCGCCCAATTGCTCAAGTCCAATTGTAGCTACcggccatcagtctcaacaaTCGAGCAAACACTTCTGGATGCCGCCAACCCCGAGCGAAAGTGTAAGCATTAACGGGTGCTCGCCCTTCGCTAGCCCGCAGAAACAAGCACCATCTCCTAAAATCATTCTCGATTCATGCATGCTTCAATATCAAATGCAAATAATgcaataa